From Methylobacterium radiodurans, a single genomic window includes:
- a CDS encoding rhodanese-like domain-containing protein, with amino-acid sequence MGSRITETPPAPAAEAEAHFARRLALETDCDDVHAALDEGAPDFVLLDTRGPAAFARGHVPGALNLPHREITPERMAAWAPDTLFVVYCAGPHCNAADKAALRLARCGCPVKLMIGGLTGWQDEGFALATGPA; translated from the coding sequence ATCGGAAGCCGCATCACCGAGACCCCGCCCGCCCCGGCCGCCGAGGCCGAGGCGCACTTCGCCCGCCGCCTCGCGCTGGAGACCGACTGCGACGACGTCCACGCCGCCCTCGACGAGGGCGCGCCCGACTTCGTGCTCCTCGACACCCGCGGCCCCGCCGCCTTCGCCCGCGGCCACGTGCCCGGCGCGCTGAACCTGCCGCACCGGGAGATCACGCCGGAGCGGATGGCGGCCTGGGCCCCCGACACCCTGTTCGTGGTCTACTGCGCAGGCCCGCACTGCAACGCGGCCGACAAGGCGGCCCTGCGGCTCGCCCGCTGCGGATGCCCGGTGAAGCTGATGATCGGCGGTCTGACCGGCTGGCAGGACGAGGGCTTCGCCCTCGCGACCGGGCCGGCCTGA